A region from the bacterium genome encodes:
- a CDS encoding sodium:proton antiporter, with protein MLTVWGAFPFVLLLLAIAVLPLLVPHWWHRRYPLVVALLSLPVLFGYLFFARDVHRIGEVLVEYLGFIALIGSLYVIAGGVFLRIVRPPTPVFNTLVLFVGALIANVIGTTGASMLLIRSFLNNNRRRYRAYLVVFFIFVVANIGGGLTPIGDPPLLIGYLKGVPFFWVAGQTWYLWLAAMAMVLGAFYWLDRRNTTGRYAPRPLRIHVKGYRNVLFLAIVLIAVFARTPVRELLMICATAASFIFTPRSVHRENHFSIRPIIEVAVLFAGIFVTMAPVLDLVDARAHGLGLGSASGFYWVTGMLSGILDSAPAYRTFFEVALGLVPNGVRSLLSLRPELVRALSIGAVNFGALTYIGNAPNLMIKAIAEHQRLKVPHFFEYVFRYSLPILLPILVATWLLLLM; from the coding sequence ATGCTCACTGTCTGGGGTGCGTTTCCCTTCGTGCTGCTGCTGCTGGCGATCGCCGTCCTGCCCCTGCTGGTTCCGCACTGGTGGCACCGGCGCTACCCGCTGGTCGTGGCATTGCTCAGCCTGCCGGTGCTCTTCGGTTATCTCTTCTTCGCGCGGGACGTTCACCGCATCGGCGAAGTGCTGGTCGAGTATCTCGGCTTCATCGCCCTGATTGGCTCGCTTTATGTGATCGCCGGGGGTGTCTTCCTGCGGATCGTCCGGCCGCCGACGCCGGTCTTCAACACCCTCGTCTTGTTCGTAGGCGCCCTGATCGCCAACGTCATCGGCACCACCGGCGCTTCCATGCTACTCATCCGTTCCTTCCTCAACAACAACCGGCGACGGTATCGGGCGTACCTGGTCGTGTTCTTCATCTTCGTTGTCGCCAACATCGGCGGCGGTCTGACCCCGATCGGCGACCCGCCCCTCTTGATCGGTTACCTGAAAGGTGTGCCTTTCTTCTGGGTCGCCGGGCAAACCTGGTATCTCTGGCTCGCGGCGATGGCAATGGTTCTCGGCGCCTTCTACTGGCTCGACCGACGGAATACGACCGGCCGCTACGCGCCCCGGCCGCTGCGAATCCACGTCAAAGGCTACCGCAACGTGCTCTTCCTGGCGATTGTGTTGATTGCGGTCTTCGCCCGTACGCCGGTGCGCGAACTGCTTATGATCTGCGCAACGGCTGCATCCTTCATCTTCACGCCCAGGTCGGTCCACCGCGAGAACCATTTCAGCATCCGACCTATCATCGAAGTCGCGGTCCTGTTCGCCGGCATCTTCGTGACCATGGCTCCGGTTCTCGATCTCGTCGACGCCCGCGCCCACGGTCTTGGGCTCGGCTCGGCCAGCGGCTTCTACTGGGTGACTGGGATGCTCTCCGGGATCCTGGACAGCGCGCCGGCCTATCGGACGTTCTTCGAGGTAGCGCTCGGCCTCGTCCCGAACGGCGTCCGGTCGCTGCTCAGCCTGCGTCCGGAGCTGGTCCGGGCGCTATCCATCGGCGCGGTCAACTTCGGGGCCCTGACCTACATCGGTAACGCTCCCAACCTCATGATCAAGGCCATCGCCGAGCACCAGCGGCTGAAAGTCCCGCACTTCTTCGAGTACGTCTTTCGCTACTCGTTGCCGATTCTACTTCCAATTCTGGTTGCTACCTGGCTGCTGCTTCTCATGTAA
- a CDS encoding carboxypeptidase regulatory-like domain-containing protein has translation MRTRIAVAALLSAVLPALVLAYPGFGGGKGLFRVQDALVEPEAGLTISLHGLARNAAFQMPESAAKSGWIANLVAPELSYAPVVTKYVGLELFGSYGAAFQKPKSYSGTGLVSGFGDLKAGGKLSIPIIPVVKVGGTANYTFMGHDTTTTWLDPEALPYDPNNKLAWSGLVTLRFQDLATSAPNLIINYGKVAGLTQYAAGIELQGTGFGVFIEGVSLQPNGGGVFNTDSGHIHLTPGVVIGDPTSSFLKLGYTLSSGTVGGVKQPNEIILGLGFGTPFGAHKTTVYGQIVGTVTDASTGKPVVAAKVAFPDNPKYATITSDANGIFKAPKIPVGAVSVEVSADGYNKQVMPLSIEEGKAVNYEFQLRPLRTYGTIAGTVIDAVTNAPMAAHIGFPGTALSPVDADPTTGAFKVDKIETGVYTLTANADKHVPATITLAVEDGKLATAAFKLSPAEAAVSITGKVSDKKTGDGLAATVTVPEAGNAVYNTNPATGVYKAQLMAGSYTMIVESKDYLKQTIAMVVEKNKPLVKDFELVKPGMSITLKGIYFELNQATIEPESKPALDNAAKILKDNPTIKVEIQGHTDSVGSAEYNLKLSDKRAQAVVNYLVQNYGIDVNRLTGKGYGKTMPIASNSTEMGRALNRRVEFKILSQ, from the coding sequence GTGAGAACAAGAATAGCGGTAGCGGCGCTGCTATCGGCAGTGCTGCCGGCACTAGTATTGGCGTACCCGGGCTTCGGAGGCGGCAAGGGGTTGTTTCGGGTTCAAGACGCGCTGGTCGAGCCGGAGGCCGGCCTGACCATTTCACTCCACGGGCTGGCCCGGAACGCGGCTTTCCAAATGCCCGAGTCCGCGGCCAAGAGCGGCTGGATAGCCAACCTTGTTGCGCCTGAACTGAGCTATGCTCCGGTCGTCACGAAGTACGTTGGACTCGAATTGTTCGGCTCCTACGGCGCCGCGTTTCAGAAGCCCAAGTCTTACTCCGGGACCGGACTAGTCTCGGGATTTGGCGACCTGAAGGCCGGCGGCAAGTTGTCGATTCCGATTATCCCGGTGGTCAAGGTCGGCGGTACGGCAAACTACACGTTCATGGGGCATGACACCACCACAACTTGGCTCGACCCTGAGGCCCTCCCCTATGACCCCAATAACAAGCTGGCGTGGAGCGGGCTCGTAACGCTCCGATTCCAAGACTTGGCGACATCGGCTCCGAACCTGATCATCAACTATGGCAAGGTCGCCGGCCTGACTCAGTACGCGGCGGGTATCGAACTCCAGGGCACGGGATTCGGCGTCTTTATCGAAGGTGTCTCGCTGCAACCAAACGGAGGTGGGGTCTTCAATACGGATAGCGGCCACATCCACCTGACGCCCGGGGTCGTTATCGGTGACCCGACTTCGAGCTTCCTCAAGTTGGGCTACACATTGAGCTCAGGCACGGTGGGCGGCGTGAAGCAACCTAACGAGATCATCTTGGGTCTCGGCTTCGGCACGCCGTTCGGCGCGCACAAGACAACAGTGTACGGCCAGATCGTCGGCACAGTGACTGATGCGAGCACCGGTAAGCCGGTGGTAGCCGCCAAGGTCGCGTTCCCGGACAACCCGAAATACGCCACGATTACCTCCGATGCCAACGGCATCTTCAAAGCCCCGAAGATCCCGGTCGGCGCGGTCTCGGTCGAAGTCAGTGCCGACGGCTATAACAAGCAGGTCATGCCGCTGTCCATCGAGGAAGGCAAAGCCGTCAACTACGAATTCCAGCTGCGGCCACTCAGGACCTACGGTACGATTGCCGGCACGGTAATTGACGCCGTCACCAATGCTCCGATGGCAGCCCACATCGGATTCCCGGGCACGGCGCTTTCGCCGGTGGACGCCGATCCCACTACCGGCGCGTTCAAGGTCGACAAGATCGAAACCGGCGTCTACACCCTGACCGCGAACGCCGACAAACATGTTCCGGCGACGATAACCCTGGCGGTGGAAGACGGCAAGCTGGCAACCGCCGCGTTCAAGCTGTCCCCGGCCGAGGCTGCCGTCTCAATTACCGGCAAGGTCTCCGACAAGAAGACCGGCGACGGCCTGGCGGCAACGGTCACAGTACCGGAGGCCGGCAATGCCGTATACAACACCAACCCTGCGACCGGTGTCTACAAGGCCCAGCTAATGGCCGGCTCCTATACGATGATCGTCGAGTCGAAGGACTACCTGAAGCAGACTATCGCGATGGTAGTCGAGAAGAACAAGCCGCTGGTGAAGGACTTCGAACTCGTGAAACCGGGAATGTCCATCACCCTTAAGGGCATCTACTTCGAGCTCAACCAGGCGACCATCGAGCCTGAGTCCAAGCCGGCGCTCGACAACGCCGCCAAGATACTCAAGGACAACCCGACCATCAAGGTCGAAATCCAGGGCCATACCGACAGCGTTGGCTCGGCTGAATACAACCTCAAGCTTTCCGACAAACGCGCCCAGGCGGTAGTGAACTACCTGGTCCAGAACTACGGAATCGATGTCAACCGACTGACCGGGAAGGGCTACGGCAAGACGATGCCGATCGCCAGCAACTCGACGGAAATGGGCCGTGCGCTCAACCGCCGGGTTGAGTTCAAGATCCTCAGCCAGTAG
- a CDS encoding chloride channel protein, with translation MRRHVAEHTVIFISVLKWVVLATGIGIIVGISTALFLRALEWSIGFSGRYHHYYLLLPVALIASAALVKYLAPDAEGHGTEKVIEAVHKRSGRIKAAVVPVKLAATVVTIALGGSAGKEGPCAQIGAGLSSLVADLLRFNDRDRKRLVICGISAGFAAVFGTPIAGAIFGVEVLFVGSILYEVLLPSFVAGITAYQVAVHLGVKYTYVPMNFVPVFSSTFFFDVMLSGVFFGLCAMILIESLKLGKSLAERLRVHFLLKAAIGGAVMVGLTFLLSPGYLGLGLDTIRATLQGAKPVWYAFIAKTILTSGTLNFGGSGGIVTPIFFVGTTAGSLWAELWHLHHATFAALGMVALLAGAANTPIAASIMAVEFFGPKIAPYAALACVISYLITGHRSVYPSQILAVKKSPTVDVELGVEIEDIEPVAAPHRSEIIRWFLRLVKLVGQILRKSDEEGSKPDQK, from the coding sequence ATGCGGCGTCACGTGGCCGAGCATACCGTTATCTTCATCAGTGTCCTGAAATGGGTTGTCCTCGCCACCGGCATCGGCATCATCGTCGGTATCTCCACCGCGCTGTTCCTCAGGGCGCTCGAATGGAGCATCGGGTTCAGCGGACGCTACCACCACTACTATCTACTCCTGCCCGTGGCCCTGATTGCGAGCGCCGCGCTCGTGAAGTACCTCGCGCCCGATGCTGAAGGCCACGGCACGGAGAAGGTCATCGAGGCTGTCCACAAACGGTCCGGCCGGATTAAGGCCGCGGTCGTCCCGGTGAAGCTGGCCGCGACCGTCGTGACCATCGCCCTCGGCGGCTCGGCCGGCAAAGAAGGTCCCTGCGCCCAGATCGGGGCCGGGCTCTCTTCCCTGGTCGCCGACCTGCTGCGTTTCAACGACCGTGACCGGAAACGACTGGTCATCTGCGGTATCAGCGCCGGATTCGCGGCAGTGTTCGGCACCCCGATTGCAGGCGCGATATTCGGCGTCGAGGTCCTGTTCGTAGGCAGCATTCTCTACGAGGTGCTTCTCCCGTCGTTCGTGGCCGGTATCACCGCCTACCAGGTGGCGGTGCATCTCGGCGTCAAGTACACCTATGTGCCGATGAACTTCGTCCCGGTCTTCAGCAGCACCTTCTTCTTCGACGTCATGCTTTCCGGCGTCTTCTTCGGGCTCTGCGCCATGATACTTATAGAATCCCTGAAACTGGGCAAGAGCCTGGCCGAGCGGCTGCGTGTGCATTTCCTGCTCAAGGCGGCCATCGGCGGCGCAGTCATGGTCGGCCTCACGTTTCTTCTCTCGCCCGGCTATCTGGGGCTCGGACTCGACACCATCCGCGCGACCCTGCAGGGGGCGAAACCGGTCTGGTACGCATTCATCGCCAAGACCATCCTCACCAGCGGCACGCTGAACTTCGGCGGCAGCGGCGGGATCGTCACGCCCATCTTCTTCGTCGGGACCACGGCCGGCTCTCTCTGGGCCGAACTGTGGCACCTGCACCATGCGACCTTTGCTGCGCTGGGCATGGTCGCGCTGCTCGCCGGGGCGGCTAACACCCCGATTGCGGCCAGCATCATGGCCGTGGAGTTCTTCGGTCCCAAGATAGCTCCTTATGCGGCTTTGGCCTGCGTTATCAGTTACCTGATAACAGGCCACCGCAGCGTGTACCCATCGCAGATCCTCGCGGTGAAGAAGTCTCCAACCGTGGACGTTGAACTCGGCGTCGAGATAGAAGACATCGAACCGGTCGCGGCCCCGCATCGCAGCGAAATCATCCGCTGGTTCCTCCGGCTGGTCAAACTGGTCGGGCAGATACTACGCAAGAGCGATGAAGAGGGCTCCAAGCCCGACCAGAAGTAG
- a CDS encoding ISNCY family transposase: protein MPQPVSYSEQDVKRYSVIQQTMVAALNTAVAAKMLGLSRRQVFRLKAGVRRRGVDGVRHGNHGRTPANAKPRRLQQRVIRIYRKHCFDFNFAHFTETLADEFAINLSRETVRCWLRAENLGPKQHHGHHHRRRRERKAQFGTMLFLDGSPHLWLGPDLPMLTLMLSTDDATGQPLAGLFAPQETRDACFEVLYHVFRRYGLPASLYLDRASQFTTTRRGGTHRFQRDDQPTSFEVAMDRLAVQLIFAHTPQARGRGERINGSFQGRLVAELRRAGIKTAEAATDYLNRTFIPKYAARFGAEPRNPAPAFRKLSPGVDLCTILCAHHYRNVENDNTISLHGIRYQLLPSRRTVRLAATDVDVQEWFDGTVHVFHPRAGEVTVRRLPAQPKAVQTNQSMPYDISAMQGV, encoded by the coding sequence ATGCCACAGCCAGTCAGTTACTCTGAGCAGGACGTGAAACGCTACAGCGTCATTCAACAGACCATGGTCGCGGCACTCAACACTGCCGTGGCCGCCAAGATGCTCGGGCTGAGTCGCCGCCAAGTCTTCCGCCTCAAGGCCGGCGTTCGTAGACGCGGTGTCGATGGCGTACGCCACGGCAATCACGGCCGCACTCCGGCCAACGCCAAACCCCGTCGTCTGCAACAACGGGTCATCCGCATCTACCGCAAACACTGCTTCGACTTCAACTTCGCCCATTTCACCGAGACATTAGCCGATGAGTTCGCCATCAACCTGAGCCGCGAAACCGTCCGCTGCTGGCTCCGAGCCGAGAACCTCGGCCCCAAACAGCACCATGGTCATCACCATCGTCGCCGCCGTGAGCGCAAGGCCCAATTCGGCACCATGCTCTTTCTCGATGGCAGCCCGCACCTGTGGCTCGGGCCGGACCTCCCCATGCTGACTTTGATGCTCTCGACCGACGATGCCACCGGCCAGCCGCTAGCGGGGCTGTTTGCACCGCAGGAGACACGCGACGCCTGCTTCGAGGTACTCTACCACGTCTTCCGCCGCTACGGCCTGCCCGCTAGCCTGTACCTCGACCGAGCCAGCCAGTTCACCACCACCCGCCGCGGCGGCACCCATCGGTTCCAGCGGGATGACCAGCCCACCAGCTTTGAGGTCGCCATGGACCGCTTGGCCGTCCAGCTTATCTTTGCCCATACCCCGCAGGCCCGCGGCCGGGGTGAGCGTATCAATGGATCATTCCAGGGCCGACTGGTCGCCGAGCTACGCCGGGCCGGCATCAAGACCGCCGAGGCCGCCACCGACTATCTTAACCGCACCTTCATCCCCAAGTACGCCGCCCGCTTCGGAGCTGAGCCCAGAAATCCCGCACCCGCCTTCCGTAAGCTGTCGCCTGGCGTGGACCTATGCACCATCCTCTGTGCTCACCACTATCGCAACGTTGAAAACGACAACACCATCAGTCTGCACGGGATCCGCTACCAACTGCTGCCCTCACGACGGACCGTCAGGTTGGCGGCAACCGACGTCGATGTACAGGAGTGGTTTGACGGCACCGTCCACGTCTTCCATCCTCGCGCCGGCGAAGTCACAGTCCGCCGTCTGCCCGCTCAGCCCAAGGCTGTACAGACCAACCAGTCAATGCCCTATGACATTTCAGCTATGCAAGGGGTATGA
- a CDS encoding prepilin peptidase produces the protein MIWALAALLGLVFGSFFNVVIWRVPLHKSIATPPSFCPRCKKPIRPYDNIPVLSWVLLRGRCRDCGKPISARYPLIEALTGLLFVAAYARFGYSLLTVKAIVFISLLVITAFIDIDHQIIPFSFSVTGIVLGIAGAVVAPPPGPIRSVIAALVGAGFVLFAMLLWRYVLARVFRNLGVDQKEGMGFGDLPYAAMIGGFVGLKGLAVALAAAVVFGVVIGLIARSAGRNKRGQPIPFGPFLALGALIGLFFGTQLFNIYARFAGLA, from the coding sequence GTGATCTGGGCGCTGGCAGCCCTGCTCGGACTGGTCTTCGGCAGCTTCTTCAACGTTGTCATCTGGCGGGTGCCGCTCCACAAATCCATCGCCACGCCACCCTCGTTCTGCCCACGCTGCAAGAAGCCGATACGGCCCTACGACAACATCCCGGTGCTGAGTTGGGTGCTTCTACGCGGCCGGTGCCGCGACTGCGGTAAGCCAATTTCGGCCCGCTACCCGCTGATTGAGGCACTGACCGGGCTGCTCTTCGTCGCGGCCTACGCCCGATTCGGCTACAGCCTGTTGACAGTCAAGGCCATCGTGTTCATCTCCCTGCTCGTAATCACCGCGTTCATCGACATTGACCACCAGATTATTCCATTCAGCTTCAGCGTGACCGGCATCGTCCTCGGCATTGCCGGAGCCGTCGTCGCGCCCCCTCCCGGTCCCATCCGTTCAGTCATTGCGGCCTTGGTCGGTGCAGGCTTTGTCCTTTTCGCGATGCTCCTGTGGCGATACGTGCTGGCCCGCGTCTTCCGCAACCTGGGGGTAGACCAGAAAGAAGGGATGGGCTTCGGTGACCTGCCCTACGCGGCCATGATCGGCGGGTTTGTCGGGCTCAAAGGGCTGGCCGTGGCGCTGGCCGCAGCAGTGGTCTTCGGCGTTGTCATTGGTCTCATTGCCCGCTCAGCCGGACGGAACAAGCGCGGCCAACCGATTCCGTTCGGTCCCTTCCTTGCACTTGGCGCGCTGATTGGTCTCTTCTTCGGTACGCAGCTCTTCAACATCTACGCCCGCTTTGCCGGCCTGGCCTAG